Genomic DNA from Corylus avellana chromosome ca4, CavTom2PMs-1.0:
CCCCATTTGACCTTGCTTTTGGCAACCTGTCCATCCAATATTTGCATGACCACATATGGATCACTTGTTCCCTCCTCGTCCTTAAACCAACTCAAAGCACCAAATATATGAAGTGTAGGTGACAAAAATGGGTGGTGCTACTCATggaggtgaaaaaaaaaaaactacaaatatCCTCTATACatgagaggttttttttttttttttttttgataggtaatatcaaCTCAAAAGCACAAAGGGGCGCAAAGAAGATAACCTACCCACGGATCCATGGCAGGTAAATCCAAACCCTTCTTTAACTTTATGAACAGTTGGCCATCATATATCTCACGTACAAACAACCTGCATCTTTTCAATTTCCTTCTGGTGCCTTATCCACATCAATTGGTATTATTTTGCTGACGCTAATATAATGGGGGACAAGAACGATGAGAAGTTTGGCTGCACAGTTAATGGTGTCCTGGCTAACTCATGTCTTTCATATTTATTGAGTTTTCGGTTACAATTTTTTCTCGTAATCGCATCCTTGACAATGCAATAAACAAACATTTACATATATGAGTTCCACAGTATATCCACACTGTGAATGtatgtttgtttttctcttttagtcAAAAGATAGGACTTCTTGCATGCAGTTGGTGCATCATAACTGTGCAACTTTTTCAATTACCACTTAGTAGAATGTGTTACTTATTTAAAAGATTTGAGAAGCGATTATTTTCTGTGAAGTTCAAACTTCGGGGGATCACTGGACTGTAATTACATCTTTAGGAGCACCTTTTGCTATCTGGTTCTTAGTCCTCAGTAAATGAAGTCGGTACTTCATTTCATCTGTTCCAATTTATTCATAACAAGTTCTCATATTACCTACTGCCGTTCAGGTTGGACAAAGGTGTGATTGTGTATATCTGTGACAGTCGTGGTGTTCGAGATATATATGACACAGATGGAAGCAGTGCAATAGCAGCTTCAGAACCCTTAGCCGCGCTGGTAAACTTTTGTCTATCAACAATACAACTGTGTCATGATAATCCTTAATTTGAGAGATATATTGGCAAATGTCTGCATATGCTATACACTTACGGAATTTCAGAGTCATGGTACCAAGGTTTGCTTATATTCTCAATTTCTTCTGTGTGTGTTCACTGCTCAGTAGTGGGctaccatttattttatttttatttttctttctgtctttctttcccttttttaattaaaagaaaaaaaaaatctgaaatattATGTCTAATGGGAAAATACACTTAGCCCCTCGAACTTACATTCTTTTGGCACTTAtactttcaaactttaaaaagtgacattcgACCGCTTCTAACTATAACTCCTTTCTATACGTGGCTTTTTTTGGATAGACTCTCCCAAAATGCCCCCTTTACTGAAGTAGCTTTGCCAATAGACAATTCCAATGCTAAGGTCAAACCTAGAATTTTACGAAGACAAGACCACACAATCcatcaaccaaaataaaaacccaTTGTCCAAACTAAAAGCCTTATCTACATATCACACTTCCCAGCAGTAGGTTTCCAATTTCCATACTTTTACTATAGAATCTCGTCATGCATTTCCATTACTGTAATTAATTTCTGGATTTTTCTAGTCccttattttcaattttccattTGTATCATTTGGGTATGTGCGTTTGTGGGTTGGAACTTTATCTTCTAACCATTTAATCAtccaatttattgtgaaaaaaGGCTGATAATACCCTCTACTGAGCTTCCATTAGGTGAACAAAGGAACCGCCAGTGCAAGTGAAATTTTAGCTGGTGCGCTGAAAGACAACAAACGTGCTGTGTTGTTTGGAAAACCCACATATGGGAAAGGGTAATGACTTTTACTTCATAAGCAAAATGTGAATGTGATCATAAATTCCTGACGAGGCTGACATAAGTTATTTATCCCCCTCTGCAGCAAGATTCAATCGGTTTTTGAGCTATCTGATGGCTCTGGCTTGGCTGTTACTATAGCTCGTTATGAGACACCTGTTCACACAGATATTGATAAGGTCTGTtactgctctctctctctctctctctctctatggtTCCTTCAACTTGTCTCTTTACAGGTTTGTGTAATTCCtgaccatctctctctctctctctctatgcttCCTTCAACTTGTCTATTTACAGGTTGGTGTAATTCCTGACCATCCTTTACCCATCTCATTTCCCAAGTACGAGGAGGGATTTTGTAGCTGCCTCCAGGACCCTGCATTTGCTTGCTATGAACAGAGTCCAGTTATTTGCGAGATGACAAAATATTTGGATATTAACATTGCAAATTGCTTTGGGGAACATGACGGAATTCTTtgtaaaatgtacttttaactCAATTAGGGAGGGTTCATTCAATTATAAAGTATAAATTTAACAAGGgtagaaaaggaaaagcagTCTTTGTTTGGTGATaatctaaggaaaaaaaaaaaagaatagctaGTCAATATTGAGGAATGCTTATTCCCATGGATACCAATCTGTTGGAACTGTTGtggttctttttattttaaatgagagTCAGTTCCacattgattctttttttttttttttttttttatcgtatTACGCAATCTTCTCATTCTTGAGATAATGGAAAAATGTACACGATTGAATAGTGTGGCTCCGAGCTAAAATACATAAGCAATTAATGAAAATGTCGCATATCTAATATCTAATTTCTAATAGCAGAAACTAAAAGAATGTAAACTCTAGAGTGGCTAAAATTGTGAAAAGTAGCATCTAAGGGTGGCTAACACTGTGATAAGTGGCACAGCTTTTCATAGGATGACACAAATTGTATTCtagtttttattattgaaaatttagCTGCCTTGATGattaaatgaaaagtttaatGAGAGTGCTTTATATAGTGAATGATTGTGATATGTGGATTGAATTTATTAATGGGTAATATGAGCAAAGTTATGTATTACTTTAGGGGGTTAAATAGAattttccaataaaataaaaaaaaaaaataaataaaaacagagaaacagaagagaaacaaaagctataaatatatgtaagCTATATATGAAGTGCTTGAGCAACTCTAATTTACCTTTGTTCCAccatcactttttctttttaaagtaaATGTCAAATTCTACACCATGTACGGAACCAAATTGTAACGGATCATAGGAGATTATGGTTGGACTATCTGCAATGAGATTAACAAAAGAACCTTCAGAGAAAGCCCCATCACCTCACAGGAACAGATTGGCTCGATCACCAAAACCCATCATTAGGATGTTAGATACGCAAATTGGCTCCAATGAATTTTGATTTCTTGACCTTCGCTTAACTGATTCAACTTGGAAGCAGATAAGTAAGAAGAGGAACCAATTGGCCCCTAAATTCAGTGACTCAATCTCAGTACTTGCAggcaaaacaaatcaaatccatGCTCGAGTGCAAGGATGCTTAGTAGGAATCACTACAGCATCTTAGTCCAAGAACCCAAAAATGGGAAAACAGCAATCAACAATCTCAAGAGCAGAGGTGTGTCACTTTTTCTCTCCCTGCGACTCAACTTTCCCTTCTCCGTTGTTGTCTGCCGTGACCCTCCAGACATTCGGTATGCTCTCCGTGCAAATCCAGATCTATCTAGGTCATCCCAACCACCAAAATTTGGTGCATCTTGGCCACCATTAGAAACCGGACCATCATTTCCTGCTACCCACGATTGATATCCCATCTTTCCCTTTCTGGTTTCTCAACTTTCATCTTGTTCTTCTGCATCAGTTTCAACACTACTCACAGTGCTGGCAGATGGTTTCCTCCTCATCCTGGACTTGCGTTTTGGCCTGCTTCGTTTCCTCCCCCACAACTTCTCAAATGCCAGAGACACGACTGACTGACCAAGGGGAAGCACTAATGCCATAAGAACAGCTTTTGGGCCTGAAGCTAGCAGCCAAGATAAGATAATGGGTGGAAGTGTCCAGCCATAGGATCTGAACACCTGCACtgaccaaaaacaaatttattgaaATGTTAAACCCATCGGACGAAGTAAAGCCTGAAGCAGGAGTGAACCAGTACAAATTTCGCTCTCAGAAAATATTATTGCATGGTGAATATCTGTCTTGGACAATGGTAACTAAATTTTAGTCATTGAAATGTCATAATAGATCCTTGTTGAGAGTTCATTCTATCAAAATGCTTATATACTGGAAAGCAACAATATTACATACTTCACTCGTGGAAAAATATATTGCATAAATGATATTAATAACAAATAGGAAGTACAAGAAGAACTAGAAACTAGTGGTGTAGTAAAAAAGACTGTCCATTTGATTAACAAGGGATTCGTCATTGACTAAATTTCAATCAGCAGAATAAATGAAGTACTAGTCAGGTAGTCTGCTGCACAAAAGCTATACAGAGAAAAATAAACCCAAAGCACCTAAAGGGCATCATTAAAATAAGCTAAGCTGGTGTTATCAAAGACAATAGACAGCACCAAGGTAAAGGACAGAGTATTGCTCGACAATCCAGACACCTGCTTGTGTAGGCGAAACAAGGCACTGATTCTTCaacataaccaagaaaaatgTAGGAATTTAAATAGGCAGCAAACTTCTTTAAGACCTAATAATCATAGTGTTCTGTAAATTTCTCTTCATTAAACAAGTTGATAAATCCACCGGCCAGTTTTAAAAACCTCTCTCGTTAATAAACATGTTTTCCCTTCAACAAATTGTGAGAATGGTGGCTGAGGTATCCAATGAAATAGAACAAAAACCAAAGTTCTCTCTTAACCAAGGCACTTGATAGTTTGCCTCAGCTGAGGCAATCCCCACCACGATGCCTTGCATTGCTGAGTGCCCTCAGCTAACAATTGCACAGAAGATCAACTCCACCAATCTTATCACATATTTTAGAATATAACCGACATATAAAGCATActcaatatcaaaatatttagCGCATTCGAGTACCCAAATCTTGTAGTAGAAAAGATAATAGCTGCCCCAGTAATGTCCTAAATCTATGTCCCAGCGTTTTGCTAAACACTACTAGAGAAGCTAAATTGAAGGGTAAGAACTTGCAATATCAAAATTGTACCTTGAAAATCCAGAAACTGTCAAAGACTTCCTCGAAGATCCCACCAGACCCTTCCTCCATCTCCGGCGAGGAAGAAGACTCGTCGGACCACCACCgcctcttctccttcttcttctttctgccTCTGCTTCCTCCAACGCCAAATTCAGAATCTTGGTCTTCTCCTTCGTCTTTGTCATCCTCGAAGTTGAATCCCTGTGAGGAACGGGCGGTTTCGGCATTGGAGTTCCAGGGACGGTACTGGTAGAGAACGAGCGGCGAGAATGAGAGGCCGGATAAGGGGTTTTGGGTCGCGTTGGATAGCGATAAGGAGGTCGAGGATGCGTGAAGATGGAGCAGGGGTGGTGTGTGAGGAGCTGGGCTTCCATTTGGCCACGTCCTTTagtttcttctcctccattcaACTTCCATCATTTTTGGAGTATGGACTAGTTTCCCTTACTAGTCCCAAAGAGTAGCAGCCTAGCAGGAAAATGTtagctaaaaataaaataaatgaataaataattttttttgacataataaataaatgatagatCAACCACATTAattcttgtgttttattttatttatcccttttattttcctttagcgTTAGTAATTAAGCCTACATAAACAAGACCAAACGAATCACACCACAAATGCTCAATAGATAATTTTGGGTAACCCCTCTCTTGATCTGTTTTTTTTCATTGGCGGGATTAATTTTTGTGGGAATCTATGATGAAAATATTAGTATTTGCCGTCttgaatttcattaatattCTGATAGGGTTAGGTCACTTTATAGGTCAGTCGAACTTGAGGGAGTGTCTTACTGCCGGTTCTCATCGTTTAGGCCTTTTTTTTGTGTAACTTCTGGTAAGCAAGGACTATTTTGGTCACattcaaaaaatacatatagTTAGTTTCTCTGGCCTTcctttttatttagaaaaaaatatatgttttcatCTAAAACATTACAATTTATATAATCTCACCCTCATAACACACAAACGGTGGCGATTAACACGCacacaccaagaaaaaaaaaaaaaaaccagtggCGGTTGCTTTTAATACGTTCAAGAAACGACCACGTCTCTTCGACATACAAACGGCACCGTTTAGCGAATCGCCTCTTAAGCCCTAAAAGTCTTGAATCGTATCCACCAGATAAGGAGGAcctgagacagagagagacatAGACGAGGCCGATGCCCATGGATTTCTTCGGAGACATGGACGACCAGCCGTCGACGATGGCGATGGACGTTGACGACGTGGACCCTCTTGAGATCTACGGCGAAGGCGTAATCTCTGTCGACAACAAGGTCGCCGACGCCGATTTCTTCAACTCCTTCGAGGACGACTTCGACGACTCCGACATTAACTGAAACTTTTCTTCATCATCATGTATGCCCttattttctaggtttttttgTCTCCGTCAGAATCCTCCTGTGTTAAACGTGGAACGTGCATATTAGGAACGATGTGTTTGACTGGTTGGATCTTTTCTTATATGGTTGAACTAGAAATTATATGAGGTTTCGACTATGCGGAATGATTGATTGGCTCCTTTTTgtggtttttagggttttagatttttttttttttaattttagaattAAGCTCTGGTTAGTTGCTGAGAAATTGATCAAAAGAACCGGGAAATTAATATGTATGTGGCTGATCGGCACCTTCTTTTAGTCGCACTTCGGTGTTTATTGGGTTTATGTAAAGAGGGTTGTCCTccgtttggttgctgggaaaaggaaaagaaaattcactCCGGAATCGGTActgttttccttttatattgtttttggaTATGCCTTATGATTTCGAGTAGAGTAAAAGTGAAGTCTTAAGGATAGATGGTTGTATTTTTGGCTTAGTTGAGTGAGGGATTATGAatataaattagtttttatttttacgttTATCAATCCTCTATTTTGCTTGGAAATAATGTCAGCATTGGTTTTGGCCCTAGTATGCTGTTGATCTGAAGAGAATTCTCTTCGTCTTTGAAGCACACCTTTAATTCTCTGCGTTTTGGTTGATCTTTGATTCGGTGGATGTTTAATTATCAACTTAGGTAAACTTGTCTCTAAGCATCTAACTGGTGTGGAAACTGTCTCAGATATCTGTCACATTATAAAATGCACATGGATATCCACATTTGATAATGTTTCTCAAGATAATTATCTCCTTActcaaatggtacttcctccctctgtagcaaggtggagggtgaaCCATGAGTTCAAGTCCCACCGAGTGCTTGTGTATCTTAcaattattagaaaaataaataaataaaaaattgtgtcaTCTTCTCTTCTATGTAATTGGCAATTCAATTTAGGTGTTGGTGGTGATGGTTGAATTTTAGTGATTGCTGCTCGAATTGGAAGGCTTGGTTATGGATTTTCTTTGTGGAGCTTAGTTGTAATTTCCAAAGATTATGTCGAGAAAAGTTATAGGCGTTTGGTATGGATTTGCTGTAGGTGTTTGATATATGTAGGGTTCACTCTGTCATGATGATGGGATGAAATACTGCAAGAAATAAGGAGAATATCCAGAAAACCTCTCTATCTAGGTTTAAGCACGATTGTGGTGCTGGTTTGAACTTTTTGGTCCGTATTGAAGGACCGGTGAATGGTTTATTTTCCTGCAATTATGGTA
This window encodes:
- the LOC132177739 gene encoding uncharacterized protein LOC132177739 — encoded protein: MEEGSGGIFEEVFDSFWIFKVFRSYGWTLPPIILSWLLASGPKAVLMALVLPLGQSVVSLAFEKLWGRKRSRPKRKSRMRRKPSASTVSSVETDAEEQDES